A DNA window from Coffea arabica cultivar ET-39 chromosome 6c, Coffea Arabica ET-39 HiFi, whole genome shotgun sequence contains the following coding sequences:
- the LOC140008742 gene encoding uncharacterized protein: MTKWAVELAEHDIGYRPRFAIKAQALADFLAEGASLTLTESSSLPTYIQPEEPWVLFVDGASSKEGSGAGLLLTSPTGEELTYALRFDFPASNNEVEYEALLTGLRIAHQMGIIAIKVRSDSLLVVHQVRGEYEAKEGVMKRYLAKIQELKCVTPEEGDYILREVHEGLCTAHVGSRVLAKKCLLLGYYWPLVFQDAAALGQIRRTCQVHVPLRHQPAREMVSIHSPRPFAQWGIDLLGSFPRVPGRYEHPVVAIDYFTKWMEADPLATISRRAIQKFFWKNIVCRFGIPHVLISGKSQQFAENPFRSWCTELGISQHFTSVGHPQANGQVENVN, from the exons ATGACCAAGTGGGCCGTCGAGCTGGCCGAGCACGACATCGGCTATCGGCCTCGCTTCGCTATTAAGGCTCAGGCCTTGGCAGACTTCCTTGCTGAGGGGGCTAGCTTGACCCTGACCGAGTCGAGCTCTTTGCCCACGTACATACAGCCGGAAGAGCCATGGGTGTTATTCGTGGACGGAGCCTCGAGTAAGGAAGGAAGCGGAGCCGGCCTGCTGCTCACCTCGCCCACCGGGGAAGAACTGACCTACGCGCTCAGATTCGACTTCCCGGCATCCAACAATGAGGTTGAGTACGAGGCTCTATTGACTGGATTGCGAATAGCCCACCAGATGGGTATAATCGCGATCAAAGTACGGAGCGACTCTCTGCTCGTAGTCCACCAAGTTCGCGGGGAGTACGAAGCCAAGGAGGGTGTCATGAAGAGGTACCTGGCTAAGATACAAGAG CTAAAGTGCGTGACTCCTGAGGAGGGTGACTATATCCTCCGTGAAGTTCACGAAGGCTTATGTACGGCACATGTTGGCTCCCGGGTCTTGGCCAAGAAGTGCCTTCTCCTGGGCTACTATTGGCCCTTAGTGTTCCAAGATGCTGCGGCACTGGGTCAGATACGCCGAACTTGCCAGGTGCACGTCCCGCTGCGCCACCAGCCAGCTCGGGAAATGGTTTCCATCCATAGCCCTCGGCCCTTTGCTCAGTGGGGAATAGACCTTCTGGGGTCTTTCCCTCGAGTCCCGGGGAGATACGAACACCCCGTGGTGGCCATCGATTACTTCACAAAGTGGATGGAGGCGGACCCCCTGGCTACTATCTCTAGAAGGGCGATTCAGAAGTTCTTCTGGAAGAACATAGTCTGCCGCTTCGGGATCCCGCATGTCTTGATATCAGGCAAAAGTCAGCAGTTCGCCGAAAACCCCTTCAGGAGCTGGTGCACCGAGCTCGGGATCAGCCAACATTTCACCTCGGTCGGTCACCCCCAGGCCAACGGCCAAGTGGAGAATGTCAACTGA